The DNA window TCACATCAGGATTTAAAGGACAAAAATGTAGGTTGTAGTATTCTcaacatcatttaaaataaatcagcactGCAGATCTTAAGTTTCACCATGTATAGGCTTGGATCTGGCAGCAAGCATCATATCATCTTTGGCTGTCAAATAGTGCCCCTCCAGCTCCTTCACCAGGAATCTGATCATGCAGGAGGCCTCTGAGTTACTTCCACTGCTGACAATAATGTTACTGTCCACCCTCCAGTCTTCTGGCAGGTGTCGTGATCTACAAAATCAACAAGTGATAAAATCCTTCCCATCTGAAACAGGGATAATTCTGAAGCAGGTTATGTAGAAGGCTTACTTCTGAAGAAGGACCTTCATCATCAGCGCTCCCATCTGAGCCTCCTGCACTCGGGGACTGCACAGAAGCTGTTTGGTTCGTGTGAACAGAACTGCAGAAATATCATCTGGAAAACTGGGTGGGAAAAATTTCAACAATAGCCCCACTGAGAGCTCCCGAATCTgtagagaaaacaaaatctatttatCTCTTCTCGAAAATATAACATCTTCAACCTGAATCCTTCCCAtgaactgtaaaaaataaacatgaggTAAGTTACTGCAGCTCTACCTCATTTGTAGAATCTTCTAAACAGCTGATGAGGACGAGTTGTTTGGTCCTGCAGAAGAAGTCCCACTGTCCTTTTTGCCTGGCATAGTTAATGAGGGGGCCCATAtttgctgcaaaaataatttcatgAAACATATTATAATTCCAAGCTAAGTTATATAAAcctttttttgcatttgcttgCTGTCCTAACTGACCTGGAGGTTGCCCCTTCTTTTTGTCTGGGTTCCAGGTGTCCGTGCAAGTCTCCAGAACTGCAGAGAGCAACAACAACGCTGTCTTCTTTCTCTGATAACTGTGTCCTGATGCCAGATAGCCATATGGAAATTGACTCAACCATTCTACAAAACCTACATTATATACAAAAGGACAAAAGAACAATTTACTGACAAAGGTAggacaaacaaagcaacaaaggCATTTAATATTAACGGAGTacaaaatatgataaaatatcagtttgtaCAGTAGATAAGCCTTTTGTTGTGAATATAAAAACAGCTGTCAATTGTCTCACCTACTCCCTGCTCCAGAATATCTTGTGTCCTCTCAGAAAGTCCAGcctctcctttctttttgcCCTTGTTTCCTCTGACATGAGCCAAACAGCTGTCCCTGATACGAACCAGAAACCTCTTCACTCCAGCCTGAAAATGTTGACGAAAAGGTGAGGACTCACAATTTAGGTTCTGAGGTATAAACATCTTCATCATTGAGATTTCCTCAGCGGTTGGAGTGTCTTTGGTCTTTGGGCTGCAGCAGAGAAGGTTGAGAGCAGCTAGACGGACTTTGTCATCAGCAGATCCTAAGGCTAGCTGGAGGGTTTCAAGCGTTGAACTACCCTGCAGAGCCCAAGGAGAGGCTCCTGTTGTGGCCCGATAGGAGCTCATGATGCAGGCCCAGGCATAGAGGTGGCCTTGAGCAGCTGGATCCAATGTGGCCAGAAGCTGCTCCACAGCTTTGGGTAAGACTTTAAAGGTGTAGGGCAGTAAGTAGGTTGAGCTGTTGTTCTGTAAAAGAGTTACATCAGACGTCAGTGCCTCATGAAGGATGGGCCGCCACCGCCTCGCCCAATGATTAGCCAGATCCAAATCAGTATGTGAAGCAGACTTTTGTGAGCCATCACACAGCTCCTGCATCTGCTGCTGGATCAGACACTTATAAAGCTCTGAGCCACATGGTGACATGTGATTGGTTGACAAGCACTTGAGGAGATGATGAGGTAGTTCAGCATACTGATGCAGCACCTGAGTGATTGAAGAAATAAAGTCATCATGGCCACTACAGACtacataataacattattaacactgtaaaaaaaacattgtccTTACCCTGTCAGTTCCCAAATACGGCAGAAGATCACAAAGGCGATGATATTTAGCTTTGGCTTCCCAGGGCATTTTGCTTATTCGCTCAAGTAATGTACAATAAAGAGTCTTCTTTGTGTCACCAAACTGCTCACAGTCCATCTTATAGATATCCAACAACAGGCAAAAGGCACTGCGCACACATTCTGACACACCTTCAATCtaagaaagtaagaaagaagTCCAGGAACAATTCAGTCAGTATTAAGtctttaaatcatttataaagCTATTGTGAGATCCATTATGTGACACTGTTTCTTCCAGAACACTTGTATTAGTATCAGATGATGTACAACCAATGAACAACAACTGTATTGTGGTTACTTAGTAATGTTATGTggttaaattaataatattaactgATAATATATCAAAGTTAACTGACTCACTGGGCTTTCTGCGTTGGTCCAGATAATGTGAATGAGCTGTTGCTGCAAGCTGCTGTTGTCAGGCAGGAGACGAATTCCAGTCATGTTCCAGATATCAGGCAGACACACTTTAACCTTTTTTAGCCATAGTGTTAACACTGCAACAACATATGATATTTAAACAGATGGTACTGCCCTTGATCACACAAACGGATAACCTGAACGTTATTTACCTTCAAAGGCGAAGTGAGAATCCAGCTTCTCTTCGCACAAAGAATAGACCAGTGGAAATAAACCCTTCAGCAGTAAACACATCTGAAAGAAGGGTGATTATGGATTTGTTGACAAcagcaagcaaaaaaaaatttacatgtatttttgaTATGAGCTTTAAGTAGATTTACTTCTGTGCAATGTGAGCTGAGCAAGATGCGAGGTCGACAGCAGGTCAGGAGGCCTCTGCTCACAGCCAGCCTGTCCACTCCATCCTTCCCTTTAGGGTGACAGTGTGCCTGGAGAGCACCAACCGTCAGCAGCCAGGGCTCTGAGAAACAACAGGAATTActattctttttaaaaatgaaaggaacatataacatataacatacaaaaattgtttttatgttttgatggATATAGTACAACAAAAACTAGCTCTGTTTACATTTAACCCATACCGTACATGTGCTAAACGTCAAACTCTGATTTGCTCATGTTATATGTTGAGCAGTGTAGGTGGTTAGCTACCTAACTGAGACACCTGTAGCAGACTCCAGGCAGCCGCCcctccagctctgctctctgaTGCAGTGTTGATCAGCATGGCCAAAGCAGTGCCGGCCAAAAGACGAGTGTCCCTGTTCAAGCACTGGAAGACACGACATTCACTGATcagatgaaataaaagtaaatgaactgaTATTTACCTTTTGAATAATTGATTCTTCAATAGTGAATTAATAAGAAACCTGTCCAAGTATTATGTCCATAAGAGCCTGTAGGATCTTCTGCACTGCTGGAGCTGCCTGTTCCTTGTCCCACACTAGAGGAGCCACTTCTTTGGACAACAGCTGAAATATCTGCAAACACACCTGCAGAGATCACAGTCCCCAGGTCAGTAAAAAGAATCACACTACAAATCATATATGCAACGTATTAATTCCTTGACTGTACCTTGACAGCACTGTAACACAGTGGTCCATCTCTCAGGGATTCTTGTTGAAGTATAACCGGGAACAGCTCAGACACTTTATTCAGCCATGACATGTGAGACTCACGCCACACTTCACGACCAACGCTGCTGTCCTCCAGGAACATACAGGCTAAAAATGGTAAAATTAAACAAGCTGACACAAACTTGCCATGGGAAAACagtaataaactgtaataatacATGATCATTTTACCAACCTCTCTGTAGATCCTCAAAACACAACATctgaaagaagaagacatgGTCAAAGTTATGTGCAGTGACTCTGTACAGATGTATGACAAACACAAGGGAAGAATGAGCTCTGTACCTGATCAGCACTGACTATAGAGTGCAAACAGCGATGGGTCTCTCTGAAAACCACCTGATGATCCACCTCTGCCAAATGTTGCAACATCTGTCAAGCAAATACAAGACCTTAACAAGATCCTATGTCCCTTAAAGCGTCGTACAGTgagacaaactgcagcactgaCCTGGTCCACTTTACGACAGGCTGTGGAGATGTTGACCATCTGCAGCTGCATGGAGAGCAGAAGTCTGACAAAGAGCAGGAACTGACTCTCCCCTAAACCACGAAGCTGTGCCTCTGAAATTTGCCTCAGCAGCTGGATCGCCTCCTCTAAAAAGCGCTCCTTAGATCTTTTGACGCTACTCCTATTgaatcacaacaaacacatcattttaaagGCGTTTACATCTACTGACGGGGTtgaatttaaagttaaagtttgcCCACATGCTGAAGTGAGGTACCAACCTGGAGGATTCAGACAGTTTATCGAAAAAGAGCCTGAGTAGCTGGCTGCCATTTTCAGGGACTTGATCCTCGGAGATCACACAGTCTTGCAGACTTGTCATCAGGTCCTCAAACGACAACATAGTTCTGTTCACACCGCTGTACAGATGTTTCCAAACACATTGGCAGCACGCTGATGGCTGATACAGCTCATCACGTGACACAACTCTACTTCTGCTCTTTTAAACCAGAGCTCATCCACGACCACCAGCTGTATGCTGCCCCCTACAGGTTCGCCTGTTCAGGGAGCAATGTCCTGCAGCATTGTGAGTAAAGGACACGAGTGATTCTTGTTCTTTTCACTTTAACCAATGCCACAGACCGGCCACTGTCAGATAAAAGTCCGTGCATGTAGCCTCAGATAAAACCGCCTTTGAACCCTGTGGCCCTTTGCAGAGGGACCTGACTCCGTGTGTTTCTACCTCCAGGACACAGCAGGTCGCTGTGGTTCGTCtcacttcattttgttttccagaaCAAGACGTTACCAAGACACCGACAGTTTACAAATATGTCCACTACATAATCTGACGTGAACCCAATGGCTAATATCTCGTTTTTACTGTTCACTTCACGCTATTTcgtgtgtgttttactgctcTTTTCCGTGGCTCAGACTCAAAACACTGTCGGTAAGACTCCGTTGGAAGCTAACGTTACCTTAGCAAACCTAGCTTACTAGTAGAGAAGAGAGCTACATCGTGCTAACACCTATTACATGCTCGTTTTAATTAAGTTATGTATGAAGTGCTGTGAACAcaagtatttccattttattcaacagtttTCCAGCCGTCATATCTCACCGCGACTGGCCCAACGATATCTGCTCTTTTACTTGGAAACACGTCGGACATCTCTCTGTTTCTGAAGACAGTGTCTCCATCCAATACAACAGGTCAGTGTGACATTTAATAAGACTTATTAAACCTTATAACTGAATAAAATGtccatttgtatgtttttttatttttaacatagaaaatatatatttagataaTCAGGTTCAAAACTGACCTGCATGTTTCAAACATACATAAACTaagtatttatgtatttgtaaatGACTGTAACTTTAcataaaatgacacacacactgagtcagaGCTGGAAATCCAATATCACACCTGCTCTTAGTTCAGTCATGACAATTTGTTTGACTTAACCCTACAACATTGTGATCAAGAGAGAGGTTTGAGCTGATAGGGACCAGAGCTCACAAGGATACTTGAGATGGGTTCAACACATCTTTGAATCTAAATTGAAACTTAGCTCCCCCAGCCTCCCACAAGGGCTGTGCAGATGAGACGTTGGAGAAGTTCTGGATCTTCTGTAAAAACTATAAAGATGTCCTGGTTGTCTGATTTATTCTGGTTGTATGGGTCATGTTTTTTAGCACATGGTTTTCTTTTACAGGAAGGGTTGGTTCTCCATCATGTTCGACTGAGGTAACACGGTGGGTGCTCACAAGGGAGCAAGTGGAAAAGGTAAGAAGCCAGATTTACAAAGTATGTAATGAACttatacatattttaacacagaCTGCTGCAACACTGCAAAAGTAAGAAGACATTAGactgaaaactaaataaaaaataaaaatcttccACAGTTGAGGTAATAAAGTGGATGTTAATTCTTCTGcatctttgtttcatttgctgTGCTAGACTGCTGTTCGAGTTCAGCTGAGACTGGATAAAAGTCTGCGTCTGTGTGGGAAGAATGAGACCGCTACAGACTGCTGTCCTAAACCACTGTGTGTCCTGGAGACCCTTCAGGTGTCTGCTTGTGTGGGAAACACACCTCAGGCATCACTGCTGGTCCAGGTCAAGATAAATGCCCTATTAGTTTCTGCCACTGCTGGATCTGGTAATTCGTTAATCTTGTATTTGTTGTAATGGGCCTTCGTACTGAGAATCAATGCacttttttattaaatagaTGTGTCCTTTGTGTTTCAGATAATAAAACAGTCATTCCAAACCAAGCATACCAACCACTGGGCTCCTGTCCCTGCGATCTCACATTCAGAGCATGTGATGTTCGCTGCTGCTGTGACAAGGTGAGATGTGAGAAATCTATTTCAGGCtaatgtattttgtttctgcattaatcAACAATAACTTATTTGTCTTTCACTTCATCAGGACTGTTCAACTGAAGAGTTGAAGCTCTTTGCCTCCCAGTGTCTCCCAGGGCCCTTTGGTGGACAGGTCTCCCCTGCTCCAGAGTACCAGTGCTCTGTGCAGTCTTCTAAAAACTCCCCAGACTGGTCTCCATTTTTATGTGTCAATTCTCCACCAGATAACAACCCATACCTTGGTCTTTTTTACCAGGGAGACACAATgtgagaatttttttttatcaaatattttttattaatttgttagtttttgtgtcatgttcTAATTTGTTCACAACCTTTAACTTGTGTAGTACAGCTAAACCTGGTCCATCCTTCCAAAGGCCTGTTTTGTCAGCTCCAGTGCCAGTTAATGTTTATATTCAAGGAAGTCCCATTCTGACCCTGAATGACCAGTACTTCACAGTTCCCCAGGTTAGTTGACTTTAATTTgcaatattttgttttataagatgttttttgtttttttatgaatatgATGTTGAATTATATGTGTTGGCAAAGCTAACATAATGCTTTGTATGTTTCTCTTCCACAGAAGGTGCTTGGGCAGTGTGTAAACAGTGCCCCTGTGGCATTTTTGAAAAATTTTAAAGTCACATGTAGAAATTTGCTACGCTTCTGTCCAACTGAATCTCCCTTACATACACTACCAGCCGATTTGAGGGTTAGTGTGAAGAATGGACAAGGAGGTATGTCTTACTTTATCTGGGCTGTAGCAGTGCTTTCATGTGTTGCAAAACtctttaaatctaaatttaaatgtgtcttaatatatttctgtgtattaCAGATGGTGTTATAGTGGATGTAATAAATGAAGTGGCTGTTGACTTAAGTCCATTCATTTCAAGCACAGATGTTGTTGCTTCTTCAGGTATGAAGATTTCAACATATTATTGCttaaataacataaattaaactgaaagtTAATCCTAATATTGAAATCTTAATATTTCTCTGAAGGTGAAATGCTGGTATGTGAGAATGTGACCTTAGCGCTAGATTACAAATTCTACTGGAAGGGAAACGCCATCACAAATATCACATTGACCCGCACAGTTGGGACCATCACTTCAAATAGTAGTGGTAGGTGCCCAGAACACTTGCCTGTGATTTGGCATGATTTAGCAGAGTTCATTGAGTCGAATTGATCGATGTAATTTGGGCTAATGTTTGTTATTCTGTGTTCTGTCACAGTGCAGTTAACTACAACgtattctgctgtgtttttaaatggaaaatataCGGGTGAGCCCAACTCAGGGAACCCAGGTGAGAGGAATATAAATTACTTTGTCCTTAAAGTGGTTGAGAGAAGGTGTTCTGCAGAatagttatatattattatatttacactgaataacacacaaacatttcaaatggcAGGTTATCAAGTGGGAAAACCTGTTATCAGTGGAATATTACTGGACACTTTTGACAACTATACAGGTTCAATACAGCGAACATCAATCAGTCTTTGGAAACCAGGTAAACCTCTTCAGGATGTAGTACAATAGTTATTGCACACATTTCAGTAAAACAAGTTGGCTAAGAGATCATATTTGGATCTGTCTAATAGTGAGTGATGGACTCTGTTACACTGCTCAGAAGAAACCAATCCTCTTTGGGGAGAATTCAACATCAGGATGTCTGCTACCTATCAGCAGACAGAATCTGACACGGTGTGATCTCCTGAGGTCAGATGCTGAGAACAGGTTCATGTTCAAACTGCGTATCCTTATATTGTCCttatatttctgtgtaaaattaattattgtGGTTCTTTTCCTTCAGAGAGACTGTTACTTCTCTCCAAGCAGCTTTGGTAACAGCTACATATGTGGCGAAGATTGGAAACCCAGATCCTCTAACTATTACAGACTGGGTAAACATAAGCTGTAAGTCAATCATgcaaaaaaaatcatgtttgtgtaatgtgaTCATGCATTTAGTGATAAccatagatttgtttttttctacactaAAAAAAGCATTCCgtcaaataattatttttcgTACACACAACATATGAATTCTAGTTGTGACACTAAACTCAAGCACAAGGATGGAGGACACCACAAGTTCATGCTATGGGATCCCATCTCACCAGCATATCCATGTTTGGAGTTTCATCACTGGCATGGTGCAGGGTGTACCTCAAAGGGATGTCCATGCTTTACAAGTCAGGTGTGTATCCAGATGTATAAGCGCTGCAGTATGCAGCGTGAATTATCTTCTTACTTCAGGAGGATCTGTTAGTCATTGCACGTCACCATATATACTAATTCCAAAGCTTTATAAGTGAGTGTAAATTAAgaatcctgttttattttggttgtgTTTAGCTACAGTCTGACTACCTGGGCATTGGATTGTGGAGGCGGTGCTGCCTCCCCATGTATGGACCCTATGGAGACTCAGTTGTTTCCCATCACCTCCTCAGTCACTTTTATTGACATTCCTGTCAGTACAGGACCACCAAAAACAAGGTACTTCATCAAACAGTGAAACTGTTTTAATATAGAGAGATGTTAACATTGCTGTGTATGAACAAGCTGCCTGAGGGAGCTTAACTAGAGCgttttgctttgtttacatttttcttttctcaagaTTTCAGATCAACTTCACAGAATATGACTGTAACAGGAATGATGTGTGTTGGCCTGAGCTTGTCTTTCCCATCACCAAGTATTACACAGGTGAGATTTTATTTAGTCCCAGGAAATCTGTCCAGTATTTTAACGTTCGCTTTAGGAGATCATTCAGTAAATTGTAATTGTATCTGTAACTATGTTACCTTTATCATCTCCAGGGGAGCCATACTCTCAGTCACTGGCTAAGGGCCTTATCTtggtttttttctttatcactgCCTCTATTCTTGGGACTCCATGGAGACAAATCCGACAGGCATGGAGGAGTGCTGCTTTCTAATACTGTGGAAGAAATGTAGAGAAGACGCGAAGATGGCAGCAtaaagaaagagtgaaagacTTAGCAAAACCCAAATCAGTGAAATTTAATTACGCCAACTTTACGTGCTGTTCATAAAAATCtactgtttttacatgtttgttatgtttgtgGAAATGTAAATAGTTGTGTTGGTGCAccaatttg is part of the Anabas testudineus chromosome 9, fAnaTes1.2, whole genome shotgun sequence genome and encodes:
- the tctn2 gene encoding tectonic-2, giving the protein MANISFLLFTSRYFVCVLLLFSVAQTQNTVVFQPSYLTATGPTISALLLGNTSDISLFLKTVSPSNTTGRVGSPSCSTEVTRWVLTREQVEKTAVRVQLRLDKSLRLCGKNETATDCCPKPLCVLETLQVSACVGNTPQASLLVQVKINALLVSATAGSDNKTVIPNQAYQPLGSCPCDLTFRACDVRCCCDKDCSTEELKLFASQCLPGPFGGQVSPAPEYQCSVQSSKNSPDWSPFLCVNSPPDNNPYLGLFYQGDTITAKPGPSFQRPVLSAPVPVNVYIQGSPILTLNDQYFTVPQKVLGQCVNSAPVAFLKNFKVTCRNLLRFCPTESPLHTLPADLRVSVKNGQGDGVIVDVINEVAVDLSPFISSTDVVASSGEMLVCENVTLALDYKFYWKGNAITNITLTRTVGTITSNSSVQLTTTYSAVFLNGKYTGEPNSGNPGYQVGKPVISGILLDTFDNYTGSIQRTSISLWKPVSDGLCYTAQKKPILFGENSTSGCLLPISRQNLTRCDLLRETVTSLQAALVTATYVAKIGNPDPLTITDWVNISFVTLNSSTRMEDTTSSCYGIPSHQHIHVWSFITGMVQGVPQRDVHALQVSYSLTTWALDCGGGAASPCMDPMETQLFPITSSVTFIDIPVSTGPPKTRFQINFTEYDCNRNDVCWPELVFPITKYYTGEPYSQSLAKGLILVFFFITASILGTPWRQIRQAWRSAAF
- the si:ch211-225b11.4 gene encoding thyroid adenoma-associated protein homolog isoform X2 translates to MLSFEDLMTSLQDCVISEDQVPENGSQLLRLFFDKLSESSRSSVKRSKERFLEEAIQLLRQISEAQLRGLGESQFLLFVRLLLSMQLQMVNISTACRKVDQMLQHLAEVDHQVVFRETHRCLHSIVSADQMLCFEDLQRACMFLEDSSVGREVWRESHMSWLNKVSELFPVILQQESLRDGPLCYSAVKVCLQIFQLLSKEVAPLVWDKEQAAPAVQKILQALMDIILGQCLNRDTRLLAGTALAMLINTASESRAGGAAAWSLLQVSQLEPWLLTVGALQAHCHPKGKDGVDRLAVSRGLLTCCRPRILLSSHCTEMCLLLKGLFPLVYSLCEEKLDSHFAFEVLTLWLKKVKVCLPDIWNMTGIRLLPDNSSLQQQLIHIIWTNAESPIEGVSECVRSAFCLLLDIYKMDCEQFGDTKKTLYCTLLERISKMPWEAKAKYHRLCDLLPYLGTDRVLHQYAELPHHLLKCLSTNHMSPCGSELYKCLIQQQMQELCDGSQKSASHTDLDLANHWARRWRPILHEALTSDVTLLQNNSSTYLLPYTFKVLPKAVEQLLATLDPAAQGHLYAWACIMSSYRATTGASPWALQGSSTLETLQLALGSADDKVRLAALNLLCCSPKTKDTPTAEEISMMKMFIPQNLNCESSPFRQHFQAGVKRFLVRIRDSCLAHVRGNKGKKKGEAGLSERTQDILEQGVGFVEWLSQFPYGYLASGHSYQRKKTALLLLSAVLETCTDTWNPDKKKGQPPANMGPLINYARQKGQWDFFCRTKQLVLISCLEDSTNEIRELSVGLLLKFFPPSFPDDISAVLFTRTKQLLCSPRVQEAQMGALMMKVLLQKSRHLPEDWRVDSNIIVSSGSNSEASCMIRFLVKELEGHYLTAKDDMMLAARSKPIHGVLSALQRCLLEGPSSVYDTLDHNLITEVLELLENISLLLLAVLYGDRDACATEKDAPPSFCDMGNAISSLIAQASGQGQGDGDECVLLSEEHSLVLTCCWVSLKEIGIFLGLLVEKIITESNPSNSFLSKEDLKRASKVFKNILLKCRHWGAVEGCCIGFTKFCASLLSSSNPELRDIPAHMLKQGLQVVQSPSSTSITRRAAGLPMLILCVVSAEETSKTRPLLADSIQTLLDTAQTRLSDNWDQTLDLPQVCAVHTLQALVRGSGLGLAVLQFAPVVAILSLTLLSSPCWAMRNAALQLYSSLCSRMLGQRPSSEEGGPTQHGMSPAAFFFHYPALQPFLLGELRGAAQDHLGSPNEAKLHLHPSLYPILTLLAQLQPGVQDSETLSDFLPPLLLLSANPIYSVRVMASKALVAMTPPSEYMNILIKLTGQLPRPKECCCHNRLHGQLLQIKAILQRALCTDSVSLADLSEVLNRVSASLWLVTKAQRCPLVRAAYLSVAESLRGFCSETYISELSNTLMHDLQSPQQGLQVGLSSFHQQAIYFLCADLKWACQIWDNFPAASSDIKVTLCTWVVDGQGSQPSSLNEVIQRVLQSNLMEALLSHSVEYRRTYLTAMIAVMAGVDCSSSHHLPQLAPVEEPVLPECLSLLLGNLEDQQGGPEFLSQALCSAGLLLSRWPDSRLKISMFQRLCSILECHRSPEAPEVLRMACAETLCVAGVPLMSHSHRKHSILSAITIRTKASR